In the Synechococcales cyanobacterium T60_A2020_003 genome, one interval contains:
- a CDS encoding SRPBCC family protein, which translates to MPSFSYSSVIDAPIDVIWQFHERPDVLNVLTPSWQSVEVVRREGGLDVGAVSEFRLWFGPIPVQWLAQHIECDRPYLFTDEQVQGPFDQWVHRHCFEALEGDRTCLTDVITYTLPGGLVGYCLGNGYVQQELKRLFTYRHQVTQQLCCR; encoded by the coding sequence ATGCCAAGTTTTTCGTATTCCTCTGTAATTGACGCACCGATTGACGTTATCTGGCAGTTTCATGAACGTCCTGACGTGCTCAATGTGCTGACTCCATCCTGGCAATCGGTAGAGGTGGTGCGCCGGGAGGGTGGTTTAGACGTTGGAGCAGTATCAGAATTCCGCCTGTGGTTTGGGCCGATCCCTGTCCAGTGGCTTGCCCAGCACATTGAATGCGATCGCCCCTATTTATTCACCGACGAGCAAGTGCAAGGCCCGTTTGACCAATGGGTACATCGTCATTGTTTTGAAGCCCTTGAGGGCGATCGCACTTGCCTGACGGATGTAATCACCTACACCCTACCCGGAGGATTAGTTGGATACTGCTTGGGCAATGGCTACGTGCAGCAAGAGCTGAAGCGTCTGTTTACCTACCGCCATCAGGTGACCCAGCAGCTTTGCTGTCGTTGA
- a CDS encoding HAD family phosphatase produces MQYLAPATDYDGTLATDGVVDSITLDALRRWKASGRKLILITGRRMDDFLSVFSHMDLFDLVVVENGAVLYFPETGAERLLAEPPHPEFVSQLSDRILQSTPEGQIPPEFQTLVKQQNLKMLAVGRIIVATWVPHVATVQELIEVLSLDHLQIIRNKGAVMILPEGIDKAHGLNAALEEIGIPHAATVGVGDAENDAVFLELCGFSVAVSNALDDLKAQVHWVTATTRGAGVAELIDRLLVEDR; encoded by the coding sequence ATGCAATACCTAGCTCCAGCAACAGACTATGATGGAACCCTAGCCACTGACGGCGTTGTTGATTCAATCACTTTAGATGCCCTTCGGCGTTGGAAGGCATCAGGTCGCAAGCTAATCCTAATCACCGGGCGACGCATGGATGACTTCTTGAGCGTGTTTTCCCACATGGATCTCTTTGATCTAGTAGTGGTAGAAAATGGCGCAGTGCTGTACTTCCCTGAAACGGGGGCAGAGCGACTATTGGCAGAACCACCCCATCCAGAGTTTGTGAGTCAATTGAGCGATCGCATTCTCCAAAGCACACCCGAAGGTCAGATTCCGCCAGAATTTCAAACCTTAGTTAAACAGCAAAACCTGAAGATGCTCGCCGTTGGTCGCATCATTGTGGCCACGTGGGTTCCCCATGTCGCAACGGTTCAAGAGTTGATTGAGGTGCTAAGTCTAGATCATCTTCAGATCATCAGGAATAAAGGGGCAGTCATGATTTTGCCCGAAGGAATTGACAAAGCCCACGGATTAAATGCGGCTCTAGAGGAAATCGGGATTCCCCATGCCGCCACGGTTGGTGTTGGGGATGCCGAAAACGATGCCGTCTTCTTGGAGTTATGCGGCTTTTCGGTAGCGGTCAGTAATGCCCTAGACGACCTCAAAGCTCAGGTACATTGGGTTACCGCTACCACACGGGGGGCTGGGGTAGCGGAACTGATTGATCGCTTACTCGTGGAGGATCGGTAA